In Dehalococcoidales bacterium, the DNA window CATTCACGCCTCGTTTGCCCAGGCCCTCCATCAGGCCGACTGAAGTGGTGCTCTTGCCTTCTCCGAGCGGTGTGGGGGTGATGGCGGTTACCTCGATGTACTTGCCATCAGGCTTGTCCTTGAGACGGTCGATAATCTTGAGGAAGTCGAGCTTGGCTATCCTTCCGTAGGCGAGGAGCTCCTCCTTTTCCAGGCCAAGCTTGTCGCGCCACTCATCAGGGGTGGGCATGTTCTGTTCGGCCGCTTCGGCTATTTGCCAGTCCTCCATTTTTACCGCGTCGTAAGCCATTGAAACCTCCCTATTATATATGTCTATTTCCTTAAAGAACTCCGGTCCTGAACTCTCGTTTTTTCTCGCAACCCTTTTACTGCCTGGCAGTACCTGATACTTGAGCACCAGATATCAAAGCCTGATAAATCTCACCTATACGGGCGGAAATCTGCGGGCTTGATTCGTGAATGGGACGGTTAGCCAGGTCTGCGTCTACCAATGCCTGGTCATAAGGAATAAAACCGAGAAACGCCATATCGGGTAAACTGGAAGTGATAAACTCCCTGTCCGACTGATTGTGGATTTTATTACCGACTACGGCGATATTATTCACCCCGATGTCCTCGGCCAGCCCACGTATGCGGCGAGCTGTTTCAATGCTTCGCCTGCCCAGTTCAACCACGATAATCAGCCTGTCGACCGCTCTTGCGGTTCCCCGGGAGAGGTGCTCTATCCCGGCTTCCATGTCAACGATAACCACCTCGTCTCTCTGTAGCAGCAGGTGGCTGAGCAGGGCTTGCAGCAGAACGCCCTCGGCGCAGTAGCAGCCGGTACCTCCCCGCTTTATCCGCCCCATCACCATCAGTCTTATCCCGTCATGCTCGACGGCATAGGTCTCGGGAATATCATCAACCCTGGGATTCAGCTTAAAGAAGAAGCCTGACTGGCCGGGTCGTGCTCCGGTCCTTTCTTCAATAAGGTCCTCGAGCTTGGAGACAGGCGTTATCTCCTCTGGTTGTGGAAAGCCAAGGTTCGCGGCCAGATTAGCATCAGGGTCGGCATCTATCGCCAACACCGAGTAGCCAGCCGCAGTAAATGCTCTGGAAAGCAGGGAAGCTAGCAATGTCTTCCCCACTCCCCCTTTGCCACTGATAGCAATCTTCATCTATATCGTATACTAGCACAACAAAGCTGAGTCCTTCACAGGGGAAGCACTCAGCCCTGACGAAGCCTCATATCAGCTAGCTTCCACATTTAGTATAGCCCACGCGATAGACCAAGTCAAACTCCACGGGAACCCGGCTACGCTGGTACGTACCCTGCAGGCTACCGGAAAACGTACCTGGAGCAACCGGGTGCTTATTGTCTTTATATAAGGTACCGGGTTCACCAATATCAGGCCGAATAGATTGTAATATCTTTGAACGAGGATGTCAATCCACTGTACTGGCATTGTAGTGTACGGAATGTATCTGAACTAGCTCATCCACCGGATGGCTTAACGGTTGGCAGGCGTTCCATGTTGAGGTTCGAGCTCTCGTTCAGGCAGATAGGTGACACAACAGAGTAAGGTGTTGTGGTCACTACCCAACGGCCTATTCCTGCAGAAAAAGGGAAGATTTCTTCTTTTATGGCAGCCAGCATTGACTGTATTGGAGTGTCACAATGTCCTGAATACCGACATTTCTATGAAAAGGGTCTTGACAAATGGAGAAAAGTGTGGCAAAATGGCGTGAATTGGTGAATTGTGGGAAGAATCGTAGATACTGACCAGGACAACAGGCGGTATGAACAGAAGTTCTGTTGCCACTGATTGAACCATAGAGGTACCTTGATGTTTCTTGGTGAGTTCGAATACAGGATTGACGAAAAGGGCAGGGTGCCCATTCCACCCAGGTTCCGTAAGGACCTGGTAGAGGGAGTGGTACTGAAGCCCGGGCTCGACACGTGTATTGCTGGTTACGGACTGGCAGAGTGGGCGAAAGAGGCGGAGAGAATCGCCTCTGCTACCATGTCCGCCAGCAAGCGGAGAAGACTGGGCCGGGCTATGTTCGCCACTGCCTACAACCTTACTCTGGATGGACAGGGCAGGATATCCCTGCCACCTGCCCTGCGGCAGTATGCTCAGGTCGGTGATGAACTCATTGTTATCGGAGTCAATACGCACTTCGAACTCTGGAACAAGGAGCTATGGGAGGCAGAGAGGACTCTCAGCCTGGAGCAATCCTGGCAGATAATGGAGGGTCTGGAGGAACATTGAGGAGTCTGCAAGTAATGGCATCGACTCATCTGCCGGTACTGGTGAAGGAAGCTATCCAGGGGTTGGCAGTCCGGCCCGGAGGGCGCTATGTAGACTGCACCATTGGTGGTGGCGGACACGCCGTCGCGATTCTGGAACACAGCTCGCCCGGTGGACAGCTCCTCGGTCTCGATGCTGACCCTGAGGCAGTGAGTATCGCCCGGGGCAGGCTGGAGACCTATCGTGATGCCGTACTGATTGCCAACGAGAACTTCGTCAGACTCCGCTCCGTCTGTGACGAGTATGATTTCTATCCGGTACACGGAATACTTTTTGACCTTGGACTGTCTTCCTTACAGCTGGCCAGTAATGCCCGAGGGTTCAGCTTTCAGCGTGAATCGGCGCTGGATATGCGTTTGAGCCCTGAGCAGGAGACTACAGCGGAGGATATTGTCAACACACTCACGGAGGACGAGCTTGCCAACCTGCTTTGGACATACGGTGAGGAAGCTCGCAGTCACCGGATAGCGCGCCGTATCGTGGAGGAGCGGCCTGTACGGACAACTTTTCAGCTTGCCAGAATAGTCGAGCTTGCCGTCGGCGGTCGGAGGGGCAGAATCCACCCGGCAACGAAGACATTCCAGGCACTGCGTATTGCAGTCAACCGGGAACTGCAGAACCTGGAGAGCGTGCTGGAGCAGGCCGTTGGCCTTCTGGGATTCGAGGGCAGGCTGGCTGTCATCAGCTACCATTCACTGGAGGACCGCATCGTTAAGCGGTTCATGCAGAGGGAATCGCGGGACTGTATCTGCCCGCCGGGTATACCGAGGTGTGTTTGCGGACACACCGCCAGTATAAGGATGGTCAACAGGAAGGTGATTAGACCTTCTCCAGATGAGGTCCAGCTGAATCCGCGCAGTCGCAGCGCCAGGTTGAGGGTTGCCGAGCGCCTGGCTGCACGGGAGGAGAATCAGTGGACCGACTCGGAGAATATTGGAGGAATACCAGGCTTTCCTGATAACTGACACGAGATAATCGTGACCCATGCCAAAAAAGGGGGCGTTTAAGATGTAAGAGAATACCACCTGCCAGGAACAAAATCCACTTAACAATAAGGAGGGGTGAATGAGTAAGTGGAATACTATATCCGCTATCGATGTTGGTACCACCAAGGTCTGCACCATAGTTGCTGAGACCAACGAAAATGGTCTTATGCGCGTGGCTGGTGTGGGACTTGCTCCGTCCGCAGGATTACACAAGGGACTGGTGGTCAATATCAGTGATGCCAAGGACTCAATCCGTGAATCCGTGAGAAAGGCCGAGCAGGCCAGCGGCTATCAGATTGAGTCAGCCTACGTTGGAGTTACCGGACGGCACATTAGTGCCCGCAACAACCGGGGTGTAGTCGCCATCACTCGTAATGATAGGCTGGTCCGCTCCGATGACCTCAAACGGGTCCTGCAGACTGCCCAGACTGTAAAAGTCCCCAGTGACGAAAGACTGCTCCATCTTATCCCGCGTAACTATACCGTTGATGGGCAGGAGGGGGTCAAAAACCCGGTAGGCATGCACGGGTTCCGACTGGACGTAGAGACACACGTTATCACTGCTGCCGTGTCCTCCGTCCAGAACCTGGTCAAGTGCATCCGTGGCGTAGGGGTTGATATCGAAGACCTCGTGTTCGAGCCCCTGGCCAGCAGCGAGGCAGTGTTGAGCGAGGATGAGAAACAAGTCGGAGTCGTCATGGCTGACATTGGCGGCGGCACCACAGATATTTCCGTCTTCAAGGACGGCAGCATCTGGCACAGCGCCATACTGCCTGTGGCCGGCTACCAGTTTACCAGGGATATCGCTATCGGTCTTGGCCTGCCCTTCGAGGTGGCCGAAGAAATGAAACGGAAGTACGGCACCGTGATGCCGGTGCACGAAGACAAGCCACAGACCGATGCCATAGCCCAGAATGGTCACAACATTTCCTACCAGAGCCTGTGTGACATAATCCGCGCCAGAGTAGATGAGCTCATCAGGCTTATCGCGCTCGAACTGCCGCGTGCCGAGTTCGAGACACTGGTACCTGCCGGTCTTGTGCTCACCGGTGGCAGCTCGAACCTTGCCGGTATAGATGTCCTGGGTCGAGAGATACTCGGAGTCCCGGTGCGGGTAGGCGGGCCGGTCGGCATATATGGCATCTCAGATGTCCTGCACAACCCGGCCTATGCCACCAGTGTTGGTCTACTGCTCTGGGGAATGAAACCCAGGAGTGTGACGAACTGGAGGTCACGCAGCGTTGCAGGAAGCTTCCGGAACCTGGTCTTTCGCATAAGGGGCCTGTTCCACTAGAGGATTCTCATAAGAACAGAGTAACAAAGGAAATAGGAGGAGAATATGGCGAGAACTACCTTTGCCCCCAATCCTGTCAAGATTAAGGTCATCGGTCTCGGTGGCGGTGGTTGCAACGCAGTAACCCGCATGGTAAGGCAGGATATTAAGGGCGTAGAATTTATTGCCATGAATACCGATGCTCAGGCCTTGGCTATCACTGAAGCCCCGCTCCGTGTCCAGCTTGGCGATAAGCTGGTACGAGGGTTGGGTGTGGGTGGTGACCATATGCAGGGGCAGAAAGCGGCTGAGGAAAGCAAAGACGAAATCAGGGAGTACATCTCCGGGGCGGACATGGTGTTTATCACCGCCGGCATGGGTGGTGGCACCGGTACGGGGGCTGCTTCTGTAATAGCCGAGGTTGCTAAGCAGAGTGGAGCACTGACGATTGCCGTGGTCACACGCCCGTTCACCTTCGAGGGTGCACATCGTGCCCAAGTGGCCAACGACGGCATTGCCCGACTTCTGGACAAGGTGGTTGATACCCTGATAATTATTCCCAATGACCGCTTACTGGAGCTTTGCGACCATAAGACGGGCGTAGATGAGGCCTTCAGGATGGCGGACGATGTACTCAGCCACGGTGTTCAGGCAATCGCCCAGGTAATCACCGTACCCGGGATGATAAACCTGGACTTTGCCGACGTTAAGGCGGTGATGAAAGACGCCGGGCCTGCCTGGATGTCTATCGGTAAGGGGACAGGACAGCACCGTGCGGCTGATGCCGCCAAAGAAGCCCTGGAAAGCCCCTTGCTGGACGTCTCCGTGGGTGGTTCCAGAGGTGTGCTGTTCAACGTGGTGGGCAGCGACGACCTAACCCTCTTCGAGGTTAACGAGGCCGCCGAGATAATCAAGGCGGCAGTGGACCCCGAGGCCAACATCATCTTCGGCGTGGTCCACGACCCCACAATGGACAAGGAGATAAAGATAACGCTCATCGCCACCGGCTTCACCAACAAGATAGATTTGCCGGGAGACAATAAGGACGATGAGATCACCGAGTTCCTGAAGGAATGTAAGAGCGAAGACCAGCTCGATATTCCTGCCTTCCTGCGTCGCCCTCTCTACAACCAGCGGCGCGCTCCTGCGCAGTCGACTACTACGCCTCACCCGACCACACATCCCCTCTTCCGCTAGGTTCGAGTAACGGCGCGTGGGGTGACTGCTACCCCATGAAACTCAGCAGGGCTGCAGGGTGTTTCTCAGGCCTTGCAGCCCTGCTGTTGCCGGGTCAGAACTCCGGCACTTCCCATTCCCGTGTTGGCCCGGACGGGGCCGCCTTCTTGCCTTATCACCATATTTCCGCACGCGTGGCCGCTTTTCTGCCGGTCGATAGCAATTGCCCACCAATCGTGATGAAAAGTGCTTGACAAGTACTATATGTTGTGGTTTAATGGTTGTCCTGCCCCATATATAGGTGATAGGATACTACGGGAGTTGGAGTCTGATGAACTGTCCCTATTGCGGTTATCATGATTCGCGGGTGATGGATTCGCGCGAGGTAAATGAAGGAATACGTCGGCGTCGTCAGTGCCTCGGTTGCGGAGCGCGTTTCACCACCTATGAGCGTATTCAGCCGGTAAGCCTGTTTGTTATCAAGAAGGATAACCGGCGCGAGGTATTTAATCGGGAGAAGATGTTGAGTGGTATGCGTAAAGCCTGCGAGAAACGACCACTGCCGACCGATGTGGTGGACAGACTGGCGGATGAAATTGAGGCCGAACTGTACAATTCAGGAAGGGCGGAGATACCCGGTACGATGATTGGTGATGCGGTAATGAGGCGGTTGAAGGGTCTGGACCATATTGCCTACATCCGTTTCGCCAGTGTCTACCGTGAGTTTGCCGATATCACTGCTCTGAAGCAGGAAATTGACACTCTGATGGGTGATGAGGTCGAGGTAACGCCACCGAGTACCCAGTTGCCGCTGATGCCTGATGAGGGAGCGGGGGTGGGAGCGAGAGGACCTCAGGGGAGTGAGAAATGAACGCACCGGAGCGCTCGCAGGATAGGCAGGTGAACCAACTCAGCCGTACCCAGATTGCGCGGGCGACGTTCCAGGCGGCGGAGAGCATGGGTATTTCGGACAGGAACCATATAGAGCGGCTCACCAGGCGGGTTATCGAGCGGCTGGAAGAGAAACGGACTACCCTTACTCAGGGTAATATGGGGCCAGTCCGGCCTCTGCCCGGGATGGAAGACCTGATGCCGAAGTCCTACCGCCAGCAGAAACACCTGACCAGCGAATCGGAGATACTGGAGATGGTCAAGGAGTTCCTGGATGCCGAAGAACCGACACAAATTCAGGAGGTAATACCAAAGATGAAGGTTGTCAGGGATTTGAGCACCGATAGAGTAGCTGTCTCCGGATTGCACCTTACGGAGAATGCACAGCGTGTGCTTGAAAAGCGGTACTTGCGGAAGGACGGAGAAGGGCAGGTTGTCGAGCAACCGGAAGAGCTGTTCCACCGGGTAGCGCGAGCTATTGCTGCGGCAGAAGCTACCTATGGCTCCCAAAAAGATGCCGATACCTGGGAAGCAGAGTTTTACCAGGTTATGACCAGCCTGGAATTCCTGCCCAATTCCCCCACCCTGATGAATGCCGGCCGTGAGCTCGGGCAGCTATCCGCCTGCTTCGTCCTGCCGGTCGAGGACTCCATGGAGTCGGTCTTCAATGCCGTGAAGAATACGGCCTTGATACACAAGAGTGGCGGCGGGACCGGGTTCTCATTCTCTAAGCTGCGACCGGAAGGCGACCATGTAGGTTCCACCGGTGGTGTGGCCAGTGGCCCTGTTTCCTTCATGCGTGCATTTGATACCGCTACCGACGTAATCAAGCAGGGAGGGATGAGACGCGGTGCCAATATGGCCATCCTGAGAGTTGACCATCCTGACATCATGAAGTTTATCACGGCCAAGGATGACCCTACTGCCTTCACCAACTTCAATCTGTCCGTAACTGTCACCAATGAGTTCATGGAAGCGGTCAGGACCGGAGGGGACTACAACCTGGTGAACCCGCGTACCGGGCTGGTGGTGAAGACCCTGAACGCGAAAGAAATGTTTGACATAATCGTGGCAAATGCCTGGA includes these proteins:
- a CDS encoding carbon monoxide dehydrogenase accessory protein CooC, with the protein product MKIAISGKGGVGKTLLASLLSRAFTAAGYSVLAIDADPDANLAANLGFPQPEEITPVSKLEDLIEERTGARPGQSGFFFKLNPRVDDIPETYAVEHDGIRLMVMGRIKRGGTGCYCAEGVLLQALLSHLLLQRDEVVIVDMEAGIEHLSRGTARAVDRLIIVVELGRRSIETARRIRGLAEDIGVNNIAVVGNKIHNQSDREFITSSLPDMAFLGFIPYDQALVDADLANRPIHESSPQISARIGEIYQALISGAQVSGTARQ
- the mraZ gene encoding division/cell wall cluster transcriptional repressor MraZ gives rise to the protein MFLGEFEYRIDEKGRVPIPPRFRKDLVEGVVLKPGLDTCIAGYGLAEWAKEAERIASATMSASKRRRLGRAMFATAYNLTLDGQGRISLPPALRQYAQVGDELIVIGVNTHFELWNKELWEAERTLSLEQSWQIMEGLEEH
- the rsmH gene encoding 16S rRNA (cytosine(1402)-N(4))-methyltransferase RsmH; the encoded protein is MASTHLPVLVKEAIQGLAVRPGGRYVDCTIGGGGHAVAILEHSSPGGQLLGLDADPEAVSIARGRLETYRDAVLIANENFVRLRSVCDEYDFYPVHGILFDLGLSSLQLASNARGFSFQRESALDMRLSPEQETTAEDIVNTLTEDELANLLWTYGEEARSHRIARRIVEERPVRTTFQLARIVELAVGGRRGRIHPATKTFQALRIAVNRELQNLESVLEQAVGLLGFEGRLAVISYHSLEDRIVKRFMQRESRDCICPPGIPRCVCGHTASIRMVNRKVIRPSPDEVQLNPRSRSARLRVAERLAAREENQWTDSENIGGIPGFPDN
- the ftsA gene encoding cell division protein FtsA; amino-acid sequence: MSKWNTISAIDVGTTKVCTIVAETNENGLMRVAGVGLAPSAGLHKGLVVNISDAKDSIRESVRKAEQASGYQIESAYVGVTGRHISARNNRGVVAITRNDRLVRSDDLKRVLQTAQTVKVPSDERLLHLIPRNYTVDGQEGVKNPVGMHGFRLDVETHVITAAVSSVQNLVKCIRGVGVDIEDLVFEPLASSEAVLSEDEKQVGVVMADIGGGTTDISVFKDGSIWHSAILPVAGYQFTRDIAIGLGLPFEVAEEMKRKYGTVMPVHEDKPQTDAIAQNGHNISYQSLCDIIRARVDELIRLIALELPRAEFETLVPAGLVLTGGSSNLAGIDVLGREILGVPVRVGGPVGIYGISDVLHNPAYATSVGLLLWGMKPRSVTNWRSRSVAGSFRNLVFRIRGLFH
- the ftsZ gene encoding cell division protein FtsZ: MARTTFAPNPVKIKVIGLGGGGCNAVTRMVRQDIKGVEFIAMNTDAQALAITEAPLRVQLGDKLVRGLGVGGDHMQGQKAAEESKDEIREYISGADMVFITAGMGGGTGTGAASVIAEVAKQSGALTIAVVTRPFTFEGAHRAQVANDGIARLLDKVVDTLIIIPNDRLLELCDHKTGVDEAFRMADDVLSHGVQAIAQVITVPGMINLDFADVKAVMKDAGPAWMSIGKGTGQHRAADAAKEALESPLLDVSVGGSRGVLFNVVGSDDLTLFEVNEAAEIIKAAVDPEANIIFGVVHDPTMDKEIKITLIATGFTNKIDLPGDNKDDEITEFLKECKSEDQLDIPAFLRRPLYNQRRAPAQSTTTPHPTTHPLFR
- the nrdR gene encoding transcriptional regulator NrdR, with translation MNCPYCGYHDSRVMDSREVNEGIRRRRQCLGCGARFTTYERIQPVSLFVIKKDNRREVFNREKMLSGMRKACEKRPLPTDVVDRLADEIEAELYNSGRAEIPGTMIGDAVMRRLKGLDHIAYIRFASVYREFADITALKQEIDTLMGDEVEVTPPSTQLPLMPDEGAGVGARGPQGSEK